A stretch of the Chloroflexota bacterium genome encodes the following:
- a CDS encoding formylglycine-generating enzyme family protein produces MTDEQLIAEFQKQVDEWRATGAAPRMADAAVAQLIGIIGGNRPDKPQAIAALAQVDWPLAVNFLSALTPPGMVFVPAGPFTMGSTDSSEEQPVHTVWVDSFYIDKTPVTNKQFGFFWEDVPYNESVEAWDGFEEGRTIVARQGQRRAPYHWFDEEWNPPDKPVVGVSWYEAMVCARWAGKRLPSEAEWEKAARGTDGRRYPWGNAFDATRCNTNIADNAARSTMPVGRFSPTGDSPYGAQDLAGNVWEWTASLYKPYPYAAGDGRNDPAAPGQRVLRGGGFGSYFEDHYRSAHRYPQNPDYMYVAVGFRCASTVPVAPRS; encoded by the coding sequence ATGACGGACGAACAGTTAATTGCAGAGTTCCAGAAGCAGGTTGACGAATGGCGCGCCACCGGCGCCGCCCCGCGCATGGCCGACGCCGCCGTAGCACAACTGATCGGCATTATCGGCGGCAATCGCCCGGACAAGCCACAGGCCATCGCCGCGCTGGCGCAGGTCGACTGGCCGCTGGCCGTCAATTTCCTGAGCGCGCTGACGCCGCCCGGCATGGTCTTTGTCCCGGCCGGCCCGTTCACCATGGGCAGCACGGACAGCAGCGAAGAGCAACCGGTACACACGGTGTGGGTCGATTCGTTCTACATCGACAAGACGCCGGTCACCAACAAGCAGTTCGGCTTCTTCTGGGAAGACGTGCCGTACAACGAATCCGTCGAGGCGTGGGACGGCTTTGAGGAAGGCCGCACCATCGTCGCCAGGCAGGGCCAGCGCCGCGCACCGTACCACTGGTTCGATGAGGAGTGGAACCCGCCGGACAAGCCGGTCGTCGGCGTTTCATGGTATGAAGCGATGGTGTGCGCGCGCTGGGCGGGCAAACGCCTGCCGAGCGAGGCGGAGTGGGAAAAAGCGGCGCGCGGCACGGATGGCCGGCGCTACCCGTGGGGCAACGCGTTCGACGCGACGCGCTGCAATACGAATATCGCGGACAATGCCGCCAGGTCCACCATGCCGGTCGGGCGCTTCTCGCCCACGGGCGACAGCCCGTATGGCGCGCAGGATCTGGCCGGCAACGTCTGGGAATGGACCGCCAGCCTCTACAAGCCATACCCCTATGCGGCCGGCGACGGCCGCAACGATCCGGCTGCGCCCGGCCAGCGCGTGCTGCGCGGCGGCGGATTCGGCAGCTACTTCGAGGATCATTACCGGAGCGCCCACCGCTACCCGCAGAACCCCGACTACATGTACGTCGCCGTCGGCTTTCGCTGCGCGTCGACGGTGCCGGTTGCCCCGCGATCGTGA